A part of Coriobacteriia bacterium genomic DNA contains:
- a CDS encoding APC family permease yields the protein MARTLKTFLLGDPLHNREAMHQRLSNPVALAVFSSDALSSVAYAPGEIMLMLALAGTAALSLTLPIAIAIGVLLIVVVLSYRQTIREYPGGGGSYIVAKENLGTIPGLVAGASLLVDYILTVAVSISAAVAAITSAQPQLLKYTVPMAIAFVLLLAIANLRGVKESGAIFAGPTFIFILLIGFMVVAGLVRFATGNGFSVPVPHEPIEAIQSLGLFLVLKAFASGCTAMTGVEAIANGVQAFKLPEAENASKTLTWMAGILLFLFIGVALLSTLAGVQPSETETVISQLSREMFGTGWLYYVISASVAAILVLAANTAYADFPRLSSFVASDDFLPHQLRDRGHRLVYSNGIILLTLAAIGLLVGFGGITTKLIPLYAVGVFSSFTLSQAGMVVHHLRIREEGWQRSMVINAAGAITTGVVTAVIAIAKFTHGAWIVLILIPLIVAYFLWVRQQYDRVRRELAIRPEEFADLDWQSYNRMHNHVIVLVKDIDRRLIRALRYAKSLEADRLEAVYVDITGNTGAFERRWDKAGFGVRLTVIESPYREIVAPILDFIRAVPRPTNDHVVTVVLPEYAPENVGDAILHDQTSFILKQQLFGEPGVIMTDVPYHINEPCTPGGASCPLPRQE from the coding sequence ATGGCACGCACCCTCAAGACCTTCCTGCTCGGCGATCCGCTGCACAACCGCGAGGCGATGCACCAGCGCCTGAGCAATCCAGTCGCGCTCGCGGTCTTCTCGAGTGACGCGCTCTCGTCGGTGGCCTACGCGCCGGGCGAGATCATGCTCATGCTGGCGCTTGCCGGCACGGCCGCGCTCAGCCTCACCCTGCCGATCGCGATAGCCATCGGCGTGCTGCTGATCGTGGTGGTGTTGTCCTACCGGCAGACGATCCGCGAGTATCCGGGCGGCGGCGGCTCCTACATCGTGGCCAAGGAGAACCTCGGCACTATTCCGGGACTCGTGGCGGGAGCGTCGCTCCTGGTGGACTACATCCTCACCGTGGCCGTGTCGATCTCGGCGGCGGTCGCCGCCATCACCTCGGCGCAACCGCAGCTGCTCAAGTACACCGTGCCGATGGCGATCGCCTTCGTTCTACTGCTCGCGATCGCGAACCTGCGGGGCGTGAAGGAGTCCGGCGCGATCTTCGCGGGCCCCACCTTCATCTTCATCCTGCTGATCGGCTTCATGGTGGTCGCGGGGCTCGTGCGCTTCGCGACCGGCAACGGCTTCAGCGTTCCCGTGCCTCACGAGCCGATCGAGGCGATACAGTCGCTCGGCCTGTTCCTGGTGCTCAAAGCGTTCGCTTCGGGATGCACCGCCATGACCGGCGTGGAGGCGATCGCCAACGGCGTCCAGGCCTTCAAGCTGCCCGAGGCTGAGAACGCCTCCAAGACGCTCACCTGGATGGCGGGCATCCTGCTCTTCCTGTTCATCGGCGTGGCGCTGCTCTCCACGCTCGCCGGCGTGCAGCCCTCCGAGACCGAGACGGTCATCAGCCAACTCTCGCGCGAGATGTTCGGCACGGGGTGGCTCTACTACGTGATATCCGCGAGCGTGGCGGCCATCCTCGTGCTCGCCGCCAACACCGCGTATGCGGACTTCCCGCGCCTGTCGTCGTTCGTGGCGAGCGACGACTTCCTGCCGCACCAGCTGCGGGACCGTGGCCACCGGCTCGTCTACAGCAACGGGATCATCCTGCTCACGCTTGCGGCGATCGGCCTCTTGGTAGGCTTCGGCGGCATCACCACCAAGCTCATCCCGCTCTACGCCGTGGGCGTGTTCAGCTCCTTCACGCTCTCGCAGGCCGGCATGGTGGTGCACCACCTGCGCATCCGCGAGGAGGGCTGGCAGCGCTCGATGGTGATCAACGCCGCGGGCGCGATCACTACCGGCGTCGTGACCGCTGTGATCGCGATCGCCAAGTTCACGCACGGCGCGTGGATCGTGCTCATCCTCATCCCGCTCATCGTGGCGTACTTCCTGTGGGTGCGGCAGCAGTACGATCGCGTGCGCCGCGAACTGGCGATCCGCCCCGAGGAGTTCGCCGACCTCGACTGGCAGTCGTACAACCGGATGCACAACCATGTGATCGTGCTCGTGAAGGACATCGACCGCAGGCTCATCCGTGCGTTGCGCTACGCCAAGTCTCTCGAGGCCGACAGGCTCGAGGCGGTGTACGTCGACATCACGGGGAACACGGGCGCCTTCGAGCGTCGCTGGGACAAGGCCGGTTTCGGCGTGCGGCTCACCGTGATCGAGTCGCCCTACCGGGAGATCGTCGCGCCGATCCTCGACTTCATCCGCGCGGTGCCGAGGCCCACGAACGATCACGTCGTGACCGTCGTCTTGCCCGAGTACGCGCCCGAGAACGTCGGCGATGCGATCCTGCACGACCAGACGTCCTTCATCCTGAAGCAGCAGCTCTTCGGCGAGCCGGGCGTGATCATGACCGACGTGCCGTACCACATCAATGAGCCATGCACGCCTGGCGGGGCGAGCTGCCCGCTGCCGAGGCAGGAGTAG